From Puntigrus tetrazona isolate hp1 chromosome 8, ASM1883169v1, whole genome shotgun sequence, the proteins below share one genomic window:
- the pop5 gene encoding ribonuclease P/MRP protein subunit POP5, which translates to MVRYKSRYLLCEVCVSDRRSLQLLEDRSIYYALRGAMSRAHGDYGSALFNIGMMVKYLNAHTGVVLIRSRKKHYRLIWSALPFITCLENRGQKVQCFLNCLHVGGSIRTCQKFLVKYNRQQLHRLLPDCKTDAEKQEVRRALLSCSLSNVREDAREDASDDSDEET; encoded by the exons ATGGTCCGATACAAGTCGAG GTATTTGCTGTGTGAGGTCTGCGTCTCCGATCGGAGAAGTCTTCAGCTGCTGGAGGACAGAAGCATCTACTACGCGCTCAGAGGAGCCATGAGCCGCGCGCACGGAGACTACGGCTCGGCGCTCTTTAACATAGGGATGATGG TGAAATACCTGAACGCCCACACCGGGGTGGTTCTGATCCGCAGCCGGAAAAAACACTACCGACTCATCTGGTCCGCCCTTCCTTTCATCACCTGTCTCGAGAACAGAGGACAGAAGGTGCAGTGCTTCCTTAACTGCTTGCATGTTGGAG GATCTATCAGAACGTGTCAGAAGTTCCTTGTTAAATACAACAGACAGCAGCTCCACAGACTGCTGCCAGACTGCAAGACAGACG CTGAGAAACAAGAGGTTAGGAGAGCCCTGCTGAGCTGTTCCCTGAGTAATGTCAGAGAGGACGCTAGAGAAGATGCAAGTGATGATAGTGATGAAGAGACATAA
- the olfml2a gene encoding olfactomedin-like protein 2A, with product MWIYASILTYALLLARDARATSKIFGEPEPVRMISEGSDCRCKCVMRPLSIEACTRLRDGSLRVDDFYTVETVSSGSDCKCSCTAPPSSLNPCENEWRTEKLRKQAPELLKLHSMVDLLEGTLYSMDLMKVHAYMNKVVAQMNTLEETIKTNLTRENEFVRDSVVNLSNQLKRYENYSDIMVSIKKEISSLGLQLLQKDAASDSKAQGTESKKTKEVIKTPNKKPPAVKPPPKQPKEKPVKPKKEAPAKASKPAKPDPTSKTKPLVHQAGVIRGITYYKASKTDDSESHSAGRGERENSAKTHTGHLTEDKRGSELVLEESEITSTVPPITTTTLVSVTTTSTTLATTSEVPIMNSTLSTPAPEKLTGSGGKTHLHKAGKSLDCEGTLASVEMPEKHHSYGRNEGAWMKDPVTKDHKIYVTNYYYGNNLVEFRNLENFKQGRWSNLYKLPYNWIGTGHVVYNGAFYYNRAFTKNIIKYDLRMRFVAAWTQLHDAVYEDTTPWKWRGHSDIDFAVDESGLWVIYPALDYDYSQHEVIVISKLDPSDLSMKKETTWRTGLKRNSYGNCFIVCGVLYAVDVYNQKEGEISYAYDTHTNTEAAPRLPFTNEYAFVTQVDYNPKDKVLYAWDNGHQVTYNIHFVGQ from the exons ATGTGGATCTACGCAAGTATTTTAACTTACGCGCTGCTTTTGGCAAGAGATGCAAGAGCTACGAGCAAG aTCTTCGGCGAGCCGGAGCCGGTCAGGATGATATCCGAGGGCTCAGACTGCCGCTGTAAGTGTGTGATGCGGCCCCTGAGCATCGAGGCTTGCACCAGGCTCCGTGACGGAAGTTTGCGAGTGGATGATTTCTACACGGTGGAGACGGTCAGCTCCGGCTCCGACTGTAAATGTTCCTGCACGGCTCCTCCCTCCTCACTCAACCCATGCGAGAATGAATGGAGAACGGAAAAACTCAGGAAACAAGCTCCTGAACTACttaag CTCCATTCTATGGTGGATCTGCTGGAAGGAACATTGTACAGCATGGATCTGATGAAGGTCCATGCCTACATGAACAAGGTCGTGGCTCAGATGAACACACTAGAAGAG ACCATAAAGACAAACCTTACCAGGGAGAATGAGTTTGTGAGGGACAGCGTAGTAAATCTGTCCAATCAGCTGAAGCGCTACGAGAACTACTCTGACATCATGGTGAGCATCAAGAAAGAGATCTCCAGCCTGGGACTACAGCTGTTGCAGAAAGATGCCGCCTCTGACAGCAAAGCACag GGCACAGAGAGTAAAAAGACCAAGGAGGTCATAAAGACACCCAACAAGAAACCCCCCGCTGTCAAACCTCCACCCAAACAGCCTAAAGAGAAACCCGTCAAGCCCAAGAAAGAGGCTCCTGCCAAAGCGTCCAAACCTGCAAAGCCAGACCCCACCAGCAAAACCAAGCCCTTAGTGCACCAGGCGGGGGTCATCAGGGGGATCACATACTACAAAGCATCCAAGACAGACGACTCTGAGTCGCATTCAGcagggagaggagagagag AAAACTCTGCCAAAACCCACACTGGCCACCTAACCGAGGACAAAAGAGGCTCCGAGCTAGTTTTGGAAGAGTCTGAAATAACGTCCACTGTACCGCCAATAACAACCACCACGCTTGTTTCTGTGACAACAACAAGCACCACGCTAGCAACCACCAGTGAAGTGCCCATCATGAATTCAACCCTGTCCACACCAGCACCAGAAAAACTTACAGGCAGTGGAGGAAAGACACATTTGCACAAAGCGG GTAAATCTTTAGACTGTGAGGGAACATTGGCGTCAGTGGAGATGCCAGAGAAGCATCACAGTTATGGACGGAACGAAGGAGCCTGGATGAAGGACCCAGTGACCAAAGACCACAAGATCTACGTTACAAACTACTACTATGGCAATAACCTGGTGGAGTTCCGCAACCTGGAGAATTTCAAACAAG GTCGCTGGAGTAACCTCTACAAGCTTCCCTACAACTGGATAGGAACTGGACACGTGGTCTACAACGGCGCCTTCTATTACAACCGAGCCTTCACCAAAAACATCATCAAATATGACTTGCGCATGCGCTTCGTGGCAGCTTGGACTCAGCTTCACGACGCCGTCTATGAGGACACTACACCCTGGAAATGGAGAGGACATTCAGACATCGATTTCGCCGTAGACGAGAGCGGCCTCTGGGTGATCTACCCAGCGCTGGATTACGACTACTCGCAACACGAAGTCATCGTCATCAGCAAGCTGGACCCGAGCGACCTGTCCATGAAGAAGGAGACGACGTGGAGGACTGGGCTGAAGCGCAACTCCTACGGAAACTGCTTCATCGTGTGCGGAGTGCTGTACGCCGTTGACGTCTACAAccagaaagagggagagattTCGTACGCCTACGACACGCACACGAACACGGAGGCCGCTCCACGTCTGCCATTCACTAATGAATACGCTTTTGTGACCCAAGTGGACTACAATCCCAAAGATAAGGTGCTGTATGCATGGGACAACGGCCATCAGGTGACCTACAATATTCACTTCGTGGGCCAGTGA
- the rnf10 gene encoding RING finger protein 10 isoform X1 codes for MLESSEALSPEFGLNMEKNPNANNSSSTKIPPRSGSTGPTPTDSKTKTDGKNNGGSKRYSRKREPTFAKAESFPGPRRSQPHKSKNFDKRPPQRGGGGGRQYGLAGGGRREEVAENRRAEFSPAQFAGPKKISLNHLLNFTFEPRGGHFGSGADGHSCWGRRNKWGHKHKPFNKELFLQANCQFVVIDDQDYQAHFTDPDTLVDWDCVQQVRIYSHEVPSCPICLYPPVAAHITRCGHIYCWPCMLHYLSLSEKSWSKCPICYEAVHSADLKSVVAMETRQYVSGNVITMRLMRREKGSLVALPSCQWVKVEEPIHFGDVHLRAYSKLLLASQKQVLGLLAEERVALQTQLSQEKDDPQACFIQSALLQLQEREERLLKGGCKNDGAVDGADMRKLSLSEHSSPEVTVVKSLTNPKPILQYASAFDDELQEAHEEEMAARSVLEAPEEMPEGAVGEKPVEETPQNSQAAQHGPYYYFYQAEDGQQMFLHPVNVRCLLRQYGSLENSPQTITATVVEIDGQTVTEEIRRRHRYLSHLPLTCEFSLCELNLQPPVLSKETLDSFADDLEKRKRLRQKKARDEKRREKRIEIEENRKHGKYPEVHIGLENLQHFPAFGSPPQSGSQVLPELLLGPPSPLCGSPSSDGVMFPNLSEHSPSLSVASVEDESHCMSFAQMLKDGKARVDAGPKTTPKKTDMFLAPPQADSDGESDGSDRVPVPSFQNSFSQAFERALSQLDQGNPTPAQALPIPDEKGGKKKKKKQKLLFSTSMVHTK; via the exons ATGCTAGAGAGCTCGGAGGCTCTCTCCCCGGAGTTCGGCCTCAACATGGAGAAAAACCCAAACgccaacaacagcagcagcacgaAGATCCCGCCCCGCTCCGGCTCTACAGGCCCGACTCCTACAGACTCTAAAACCAAAACAG acggTAAGAATAATGGGGGCTCAAAGCGCTATAGCCGTAAACGTGAGCCCACTTTTGCCAAGGCTGAGAGCTTTCCAGGCCCACGCCGTTCCCAGCCACATAAAAGCAAGAATTTTGACAAGAGACCCCCTCAGAGAGGTGGCGGAGGGGGGAGACAGTATGGACTCGCTGGTGGTGGCAGAAGAGAAGAG GTAGCAGAGAACCGCCGGGCAGAGTTTAGCCCGGCTCAGTTTGCTGGACCCAAAAAGATAAGTCTGAACCACCTGCTCAACTTCACGTTTGAGCCACGAGGAGGCCATTTTGGCTCCGGAGCTGATGGACACTCCTGCTGGGGCCGCCGCAACAAATGGGGTCACAAACACAAGCCCTTCAACAAGGAGCTTTTTCTGCAGGCTAA TTGCCAGTTTGTGGTAATTGATGATCAGGACTATCAAGCCCACTTCACTGATCCAGACACTCTGGTGGACTGGGACTGTGTGCAGCAAGTG CGCATCTACAGTCACGAGGTGCCGTCTTGTCCGATCTGCCTGTATCCCCCCGTGGCGGCCCACATCACGCGCTGCGGCCACATCTACTGCTGGCCATGCATGCTGCACTACCTCTCTCTGAGCGAGAAGAGTTGGTCCAAGTGCCCCATTTGCTATGAGGCTGTGCACAGCGCTGATCTCAAGAG CGTGGTTGCAATGGAGACGCGTCAGTACGTGAGCGGTAACGTCATCACTATGCGTCTGATGCGGAGAGAGAAAGGATCGCTGGTGGCTCTTCCCAGCTGTCAGTGGGTGAAGGTGGAAGAGCCCATTCATTTTGGAG ATGTGCATTTGCGCGCATACTCTAAGCTGCTGCTGGCGTCTCAGAAGCAGGTTTTGGGTTTGCTGGCTGAAGAGAGAGTGGCTCTCCAAACCCAGCTCAGCCAAGAGAAAGACGACCCGCAGGCCTGTTTCATACAGAGCGCCTTGCTGCAGCTGCAG GAGCGTGAGGAGCGTCTTTTGAAGGGAGGCTGTAAAAATGATGGGGCAGTTGATGGGGCGGACATGAGGAAACTGTCTCTGTCTGAACACTCCTCTCCAGAGGTGACCGTGGTCAAGAGCCTCACAAACCCGAAG CCCATCCTGCAGTATGCCTCAGCGTTTGACGATGAGCTTCAGGAGGCTCACGAGGAAGAGATGGCCGCTCGGAGTGTTCTTGAGGCTCCTGAAGAGATGCCCGAAGGTGCTGTGGGGGAGAAACCTGTAGAGGAGACCCCTCAGAACAGCCAGGCTGCTCAACATGGCCCATATTACTATTTCTACCAAG CCGAGGATGGCCAGCAGATGTTTCTGCACCCAGTGAACGTACGCTGTCTTCTGAGACAGTACGGGAGCCTGGAGAACAGCCCCCAGACCATCACCGCTACTGTAGTGGAGATTGATGGACAGACTGTCACCGAG GAGATTCGCCGGCGGCATCGTTACCTCTCTCACCTGCCGCTCACCTGTGAGTTCAGCCTGTGTGAGCTCAACCTTCAGCCGCCCGTTCTCTCCAAAGAGACCTTGGACAGCTTTGCAG ATGACTTGGAGAAACGAAAGCGCCTGAGGCAGAAGAAAGCAAGAGATGAAAAGAGAAGGGAGAAAAGAATTGAAATCGAGGAAAATAGGAAACATGGAAAAT ATCCAGAGGTGCACATTGGGTTGGAGAACCTCCAGCACTTTCCAGCTTTTGGATCTCCTCCTCAGAGCGGCTCACAGGTGCTCCCAGAGCTCCTGCTGGGTCCCCCGTCTCCTCTGTGCGGTAGCCCTTCATCAG ATGGAGTGATGTTTCCTAATCTGAGTGAGCACAGTCCGTCTCTGAGCGTAGCCAGCGTGGAGGATGAGTCTCACTGCATGTCCTTCGCTCAG ATGCTGAAAGATGGAAAAGCCCGTGTGGATGCCGGGCCTAAAACCACCCCAAAGAAAA CAGACATGTTCCTGGCCCCTCCTCAGGCAGACAGTGATGGAGAGAGTGACGGCTCTGATCGTGTCCCTGTACCCAGTTTCCAAAACTCTTTCAGTCAGGCTTTTGAACGGGCTTTGTCACAGCTGGACCAGGGAAATCCAACTCCAGCGCAGGCTTTACCAATCCCTG ATGAGAAAGGGggcaagaagaagaagaaaaaacagaagcTTCTGTTTAGCACCTCTATGGTTCACACCAAGTAA
- the LOC122350119 gene encoding CMP-N-acetylneuraminate-beta-galactosamide-alpha-2,3-sialyltransferase 2-like — MGYCKYIKALFVVLLSAAIFAATVRKVPYDHLKRLVTNGTVEHLVRGGPCACAERCLAASDDPWFTERFREDVHPLLSLGNSELSDNIFGWWQTLQSTKSKANYSQVIQQLFSVIPGEERYRDAGPSRCRSCAVVGNSGNLLGSSYGSLIDSHDFVMRMNKAPVEGYEKDVGSKTTHRIMYPETATHLDSNTHLLLLPFKLLDVQWITSALTDGSIKRTRFKVIDLLQANKDKVMVMHPAFMYYVRSSWLHIKRSYPSTGFLVLMFSLHVCDEVSVFGFGADSKGNWHHYFEKMPKNFKRTGQHPGGIEHEIILELQKRSLIDLYTGL; from the exons ATGGGGTACTGTAAATACATCAAGGCCCTCTTCGTTGTTCTTTTGAGCGCTGCCATCTTCGCTGCGACCGTGCGGAAGGTCCCTTACGACCATCTCAAGCGTTTGGTGACCAACGGCACCGTGGAGCATCTCGTCCGCGGGGGACCGTGCGCATGCGCGGAGCGCTGTTTGGCCGCGAGCGACGACCCGTGGTTTACTGAACGCTTCAGAGAAGACGTTCACCCTCTGCTCTCTCTCGGCAACAGCGAGCTCTCTGACAACATCTTTGGCTGGTGGCAG ACCCTACAATCTACAAAGAGCAAAGCTAATTACTCCCAAGTGATTCAGCAGCTGTTTTCCGTCATTCCTGGAGAGGAGCGATACAGAGACGCCGGACCGTCTCGCTGCCGAAGCTGTGCTGTGGTGGGAAACTCCGGGAACCTCCTGGGATCCTCCTACGGCTCTCTTATAGACAGCCACGATTTTGTAATGAG GATGAACAAGGCACCGGTCGAAGGCTATGAGAAAGACGTGGGAAGCAAGACGACGCACCGCATCATGTACCCAGAAACCGCCACCCATCTGGACAGCAACAcacacctgctgctgctgccctTCAAATTACTGGACGTCCAGTGGATCACCAGCGCTCTAACTGATGGGTCCATCAAACG AACACGGTTTAAGGTCATAGACTTGCTACAAGCCAACAAGGACAAA GTGATGGTTATGCACCCTGCGTTCATGTATTACGTGCGCTCTTCATGGCTGCACATTAAGCGATCTTATCCGTCCACGGGCTTCCTCGTTCTAATGTTTTCCCTGCACGTCTGTGACGAG GTCAGCGTGTTCGGCTTCGGCGCGGACAGCAAAGGCAATTGGCACCACTATTTCGAAAAAATGCCAAAGAATTTCAAACGTACTGGTCAACATCCAGGAGGCATCGAGCACGAGATCATTTTAGAACTTCAGAAAAGGAGTTTGATCGATCTGTACACGGGATTGTGA
- the zgc:152830 gene encoding putative aminopeptidase W07G4.4 — protein MSGSVQPLQCTTDCKDQNFDGIILICQSFEQLPDELECLKAPLQDYSAVDCCVGEEVVVVRVPGLSGNRLVFACTGPVNRDYDDVRRFSDAAANGIKRALKAGMQRPLLVCPPHNNYAKSTLVAVLGALHVLYTPLEVREHKSSPHKVAVLGVWVKNRAQGEAITELATALESGRFVYRDIGGSDPERMAAPRVAEYVQAVFKDTPVTVTVVSNLNTLEKEYPCLAVVNRCANTVPRHQARVIKLLYCGEGPIQKTLMVVGKGITYDTGGADIKAGGIMAGMHRDKCGSAAVAGFFQILAKLKPKHLKVVGAMAMVRNSVGSDCFVADELVVSRAGRRIRVGNTDAEGRMVMVDLLCEMKEQALQEVSPHLFTIATLTGHAIRAMGPHYSIIMDNGAAHRSGNALQWQKAGEMLGDLFEVSTIRREDYEFHKGKSEYEEILQSNNLPSSATPRGHQTPAAFLIMASGLDKHGVDSDKPLPYSHIDIAGSSGPFPGVPTGAPILAMATKYMEF, from the exons ATGTCTGGGAG TGTCCAGCCTCTCCAGTGTACCACTGACTGCAAGGACCAGAA ttTTGATGGCATAATCTTGATATGCCAGAGTTTTGAGCAGCTTCCCGATGAGCTGGAGTGTTTGAAAGCACCGTTGCAGGATTACAGCGCA GTGGACTGTTGCGTCGGTGAAGAGGTGGTGGTGGTTCGGGTTCCTGGACTCTCTGGAAACAGACTGGTGTTTGCCTGCACCGGTCCGGTGAATCGGGACTACGATGATGTCCGGCGCTTCAGTGACGCCGCAGCTAATGGCATTAAGAG GGCTCTGAAAGCTGGCATGCAGCGCCCTCTGTTGGTTTGTCCTCCACACAACAACTATGCAAAGAGCACCTTAGTGGCTGTCCTAGGAGCCCTGCATGTTCTCTACACG CCTTTAGAGGTGAGGGAGCACAAGTCGTCCCCTCATAAAGTGGCTGTGCTGGGCGTCTGGGTGAAGAACCGGgcgcagggagaagccattacTGAGCTGGCCACTGCTCTGGAGAGCGGCAG GTTTGTGTATCGTGACATCGGTGGCTCTGACCCGGAGCGGATGGCTGCCCCTCGGGTAGCGGAGTACGTTCAAGCTGTTTTCAAGGACACTCCTGTAACG GTGACGGTAGTGAGTAACCTGAATACTCTGGAGAAAGAGTATCCCTGTTTGGCTGTGGTGAACCGCTGCGCTAACA CTGTGCCGCGTCACCAGGCCCGTGTGATCAAGCTGCTGTACTGTGGGGAAGGACCCATTCAAAAGACTCTCATGGTGGTGGGCAAG GGCATTACGTATGACACCGGCGGAGCCGACATCAAGGCCGGGGGAATCATGGCTGGAATGCACAGAGATAAATGTGGATCTGCCGCCGTGGCCGGCTTCTTCCAG atcTTGGCCAAACTAAAGCCCAAACACCTGAAGGTTGTGGGTGCAATGGCAATGGTGCGAAACAGCGTCGGATCTG aCTGCTTTGTAGCTGACGAGTTGGTGGTGTCCCGTGCCGGTCGTAGAATCCGAGTTGGAAACACTGATGCTGAAGGAAGAATGGTCATGGTGGACTTGCTGTGTGAGATGAAGGAACAG GCATTGCAGGAAGTGTCTCCTCATCTCTTCACTATAGCCACTCTGACAGGACATGCTATCAGAGCCATGGGACCACATTATTCT ATCATAATGGATAACGGCGCTGCTCACCGCTCAGGAAACGCTCTGCAGTGGCAGAAAG CGGGAGAGATGCTGGGAGATCTGTTCGAGGTGTCCACCATTCGCCGAGAGGATTACGAGTTCCACAAAGGGAAGTCCGAGTATGAGGAGATCCTGCAGTCCAATAACCTGCCTTCGTCCGCCACACCTCGCGGACACCAGACACCCGCTGCCTTCCTCATTATGGCTTCGGGGCTGGATAAG CATGGAGTGGACTCGGACAAACCTCTTCCTTACTCCCATATTGACATCGCAGGATCCAGCGGCCCTTTCCCTGGTGTCCCAACAGGTGCCCCAATTCTTGCCATGGCAACAAAGTACATGGAGTTTTGA
- the rnf10 gene encoding RING finger protein 10 isoform X2, translating into MLESSEALSPEFGLNMEKNPNANNSSSTKIPPRSGSTGPTPTDSKTKTDGKNNGGSKRYSRKREPTFAKAESFPGPRRSQPHKSKNFDKRPPQRGGGGGRQYGLAGGGRREEVAENRRAEFSPAQFAGPKKISLNHLLNFTFEPRGGHFGSGADGHSCWGRRNKWGHKHKPFNKELFLQANCQFVVIDDQDYQAHFTDPDTLVDWDCVQQVRIYSHEVPSCPICLYPPVAAHITRCGHIYCWPCMLHYLSLSEKSWSKCPICYEAVHSADLKSVVAMETRQYVSGNVITMRLMRREKGSLVALPSCQWVKVEEPIHFGDVHLRAYSKLLLASQKQVLGLLAEERVALQTQLSQEKDDPQACFIQSALLQLQEREERLLKGGCKNDGAVDGADMRKLSLSEHSSPEVTVVKSLTNPKPILQYASAFDDELQEAHEEEMAARSVLEAPEEMPEGAVGEKPVEETPQNSQAAQHGPYYYFYQAEDGQQMFLHPVNVRCLLRQYGSLENSPQTITATVVEIDGQTVTEEIRRRHRYLSHLPLTCEFSLCELNLQPPVLSKETLDSFADDLEKRKRLRQKKARDEKRREKRIEIEENRKHGKYPEVHIGLENLQHFPAFGSPPQSGSQVLPELLLGPPSPLCGSPSSDGVMFPNLSEHSPSLSVASVEDESHCMSFAQMLKDGKARVDAGPKTTPKKNMFLAPPQADSDGESDGSDRVPVPSFQNSFSQAFERALSQLDQGNPTPAQALPIPDEKGGKKKKKKQKLLFSTSMVHTK; encoded by the exons ATGCTAGAGAGCTCGGAGGCTCTCTCCCCGGAGTTCGGCCTCAACATGGAGAAAAACCCAAACgccaacaacagcagcagcacgaAGATCCCGCCCCGCTCCGGCTCTACAGGCCCGACTCCTACAGACTCTAAAACCAAAACAG acggTAAGAATAATGGGGGCTCAAAGCGCTATAGCCGTAAACGTGAGCCCACTTTTGCCAAGGCTGAGAGCTTTCCAGGCCCACGCCGTTCCCAGCCACATAAAAGCAAGAATTTTGACAAGAGACCCCCTCAGAGAGGTGGCGGAGGGGGGAGACAGTATGGACTCGCTGGTGGTGGCAGAAGAGAAGAG GTAGCAGAGAACCGCCGGGCAGAGTTTAGCCCGGCTCAGTTTGCTGGACCCAAAAAGATAAGTCTGAACCACCTGCTCAACTTCACGTTTGAGCCACGAGGAGGCCATTTTGGCTCCGGAGCTGATGGACACTCCTGCTGGGGCCGCCGCAACAAATGGGGTCACAAACACAAGCCCTTCAACAAGGAGCTTTTTCTGCAGGCTAA TTGCCAGTTTGTGGTAATTGATGATCAGGACTATCAAGCCCACTTCACTGATCCAGACACTCTGGTGGACTGGGACTGTGTGCAGCAAGTG CGCATCTACAGTCACGAGGTGCCGTCTTGTCCGATCTGCCTGTATCCCCCCGTGGCGGCCCACATCACGCGCTGCGGCCACATCTACTGCTGGCCATGCATGCTGCACTACCTCTCTCTGAGCGAGAAGAGTTGGTCCAAGTGCCCCATTTGCTATGAGGCTGTGCACAGCGCTGATCTCAAGAG CGTGGTTGCAATGGAGACGCGTCAGTACGTGAGCGGTAACGTCATCACTATGCGTCTGATGCGGAGAGAGAAAGGATCGCTGGTGGCTCTTCCCAGCTGTCAGTGGGTGAAGGTGGAAGAGCCCATTCATTTTGGAG ATGTGCATTTGCGCGCATACTCTAAGCTGCTGCTGGCGTCTCAGAAGCAGGTTTTGGGTTTGCTGGCTGAAGAGAGAGTGGCTCTCCAAACCCAGCTCAGCCAAGAGAAAGACGACCCGCAGGCCTGTTTCATACAGAGCGCCTTGCTGCAGCTGCAG GAGCGTGAGGAGCGTCTTTTGAAGGGAGGCTGTAAAAATGATGGGGCAGTTGATGGGGCGGACATGAGGAAACTGTCTCTGTCTGAACACTCCTCTCCAGAGGTGACCGTGGTCAAGAGCCTCACAAACCCGAAG CCCATCCTGCAGTATGCCTCAGCGTTTGACGATGAGCTTCAGGAGGCTCACGAGGAAGAGATGGCCGCTCGGAGTGTTCTTGAGGCTCCTGAAGAGATGCCCGAAGGTGCTGTGGGGGAGAAACCTGTAGAGGAGACCCCTCAGAACAGCCAGGCTGCTCAACATGGCCCATATTACTATTTCTACCAAG CCGAGGATGGCCAGCAGATGTTTCTGCACCCAGTGAACGTACGCTGTCTTCTGAGACAGTACGGGAGCCTGGAGAACAGCCCCCAGACCATCACCGCTACTGTAGTGGAGATTGATGGACAGACTGTCACCGAG GAGATTCGCCGGCGGCATCGTTACCTCTCTCACCTGCCGCTCACCTGTGAGTTCAGCCTGTGTGAGCTCAACCTTCAGCCGCCCGTTCTCTCCAAAGAGACCTTGGACAGCTTTGCAG ATGACTTGGAGAAACGAAAGCGCCTGAGGCAGAAGAAAGCAAGAGATGAAAAGAGAAGGGAGAAAAGAATTGAAATCGAGGAAAATAGGAAACATGGAAAAT ATCCAGAGGTGCACATTGGGTTGGAGAACCTCCAGCACTTTCCAGCTTTTGGATCTCCTCCTCAGAGCGGCTCACAGGTGCTCCCAGAGCTCCTGCTGGGTCCCCCGTCTCCTCTGTGCGGTAGCCCTTCATCAG ATGGAGTGATGTTTCCTAATCTGAGTGAGCACAGTCCGTCTCTGAGCGTAGCCAGCGTGGAGGATGAGTCTCACTGCATGTCCTTCGCTCAG ATGCTGAAAGATGGAAAAGCCCGTGTGGATGCCGGGCCTAAAACCACCCCAAAGAAAA ACATGTTCCTGGCCCCTCCTCAGGCAGACAGTGATGGAGAGAGTGACGGCTCTGATCGTGTCCCTGTACCCAGTTTCCAAAACTCTTTCAGTCAGGCTTTTGAACGGGCTTTGTCACAGCTGGACCAGGGAAATCCAACTCCAGCGCAGGCTTTACCAATCCCTG ATGAGAAAGGGggcaagaagaagaagaaaaaacagaagcTTCTGTTTAGCACCTCTATGGTTCACACCAAGTAA